A single Glycine soja cultivar W05 chromosome 14, ASM419377v2, whole genome shotgun sequence DNA region contains:
- the LOC114383843 gene encoding uncharacterized protein LOC114383843: MAEDQPRRVTLEDYSSSTVPQFFTSIARPEVQAHNITYPHSLIQLIQGNLFHGLPNEDPYAYLATYIEICNIVKIAGVMEDTVRLSLFSFSLSGRPQSKQLLDASVGGKIKLKTPEEAIELIENMAASDRAILHDRTHIPTKRSLLELSSQDVLLAQNKLLSKQLENLTETLSKLPNQFHVNQPSHSTVLQVGGCSICGGAHESGCCIPIDDTTQEVNYMGNKPRPNFNASGYSGFQHAQNYNQQQRQ; this comes from the exons ATGGCTGAAGATCAACCTCGAAGAGTCACCCTTGAGGACTACTCTAGTTCTACTGTGCCGCAATTCTTCACAAGCATAGCGCGGCCAGAGGTTCAAGCACATAACATTACTTATCCTCATTCTTTGATACAGCTAATACAGGGCAATTTATTTCATGGCCTACCTAATGAAGACCCTTATGCATACCTAGCAACCTACATTGAAATTTGTAATATAGTCAAGATTGCAGGTGTAATGGAAGACACAGTTAGACTAAGTTTGTTCTCCTTTTCACTATCTGGGAG GCCACAATCAAAGCAACTGCTTGATGCTTCTGTTGGGgggaaaattaaattgaagacccctgaagagGCCAtagaattgattgaaaatatggctgcaagtGATCGCGCTATCTTGCATGATCGAACACATATTCCCACCAAGAGAAGTCTACTAGAGCTCTCATCCCAGGATGTattgttggcacaaaacaagttgctCTCCAAGCAGCTTGAGAATTTAACTGAAACATTAAGTAAGTTGCCAAATCAATTTCATGTTAATCAACCTTCACATTCCACTGTTTTGCAGGTTGGAGGTTGCAGCATTTGTGGTGGAGCTCACGAGTCTGGATGTTGTATTCCCATAGATGACACAACTCAGGAGGTAAACTACATGGGGAATAAGCCCAGACCTAATTTTAATGCAAGTGGATATTCAGGTTTTCAACATGCTCAGAATTATAACCAGCAACAAAGACAATAG
- the LOC114384628 gene encoding probable glycosyltransferase At5g25310 encodes MEIPRKYHFSPILSLILLSLIIVVLVLRSRQLLEFAPIATGSKPPYSVPLDRLRTKLSGENPLHAVGNSGELRRNKFRNRTATRKVGKLEQRLAAARAAMRKVASESEDERGNLSVANTARDGDGDHRYVPAGAIYRNARLFYRSYLEMEKIFKVYVYPDGDLPIAHDGPCKDIYSIEGRFLHEMEHGAGRFRTNDPNAAHVYFLPFSVTWMVKYLYTPLSFNVTPLKQFVSDYVRVISTRHPFWNITHGADHFMLACHDWGPHASQGNPFLYNTSIRVLCNANTSEGFNPRKDVSLPEIHLYGGEVSPKLLSPPPDTAPRRYLAFFSGGLHGPIRPALLRHWKNDNDDDIRVYEYLPKDLDYYSFMLNSKFCLCPSGHEVASPRIVEAIYAECVPVILSEYYVLPFSDVLQWEAFSVQVDVSDIPRLKEILSAISEDKYRKLKEGVKAVRGHFTLNRPAKRFDVFHMILHSIWLRRLNIKLR; translated from the exons ATGGAGATTCCACGTAAATATCACTTCTCTCCAATTCTCTCGCTGATTCTACTTTCCTTAATCATTGTCGTGCTGGTGCTGCGTTCACGTCAGTTACTGGAATTCGCGCCAATCGCCACCGGTTCAAAACCTCCGTATTCCGTTCCTCTGGATCGTCTCCGAACGAAGCTCTCCGGCGAGAATCCGCTCCACGCCGTCGGAAACTCCGGTGAACTTCGCCGGAACAAATTCCGCAACCGAACTGCTACG AGGAAGGTAGGAAAACTAGAACAAAGACTCGCGGCGGCGAGAGCTGCGATGCGGAAGGTTGCGTCGGAATCTGAAGATGAGAGAGGCAATCTCAGTGTGGCAAACACCGCGCGTGACGGCGACGGCGACCACCGCTACGTCCCTGCCGGAGCTATCTATCGTAACGCCCGCTTGTTTTATCG GAGCTACTTGGAGATGGAGAAAATATTCAAGGTGTACGTATACCCAGACGGTGACCTACCAATCGCTCACGATGGCCCGTGCAAGGACATATACTCAATCGAAGGGAGGTTCCTCCATGAGATGGAACACGGCGCGGGGAGGTTTAGGACTAACGACCCCAATGCTGCTCACGTTTACTTCTTGCCATTCAGTGTCACTTGGATGGTCAAGTACCTTTATACTCCACTCTCATTCAACGTCACTCCTTTAAAGCAGTTTGTCTCCGACTATGTGAGAGTAATTTCTACAAGGCACCCCTTCTGGAATATAACTCATGGTGCCGACCACTTCATGCTTGCCTGTCATGATTGG GGTCCTCATGCATCACAGGGCAATCCCTTCCTCTACAACACCTCAATTCGTGTCTTGTGCAACGCCAACACTTCAGAGGGCTTCAACCCTCGAAAGGACGTGTCCTTACCAGAAATCCACCTCTACGGAGGTGAAGTGTCCCCCAAACTCCTCTCACCCCCACCCGACACCGCCCCCCGCCGCTACCTCGCCTTCTTCTCCGGCGGTTTGCATGGTCCAATCCGCCCCGCCCTCCTCCGCCACTGGAAAAACGACAACGACGATGATATTCGCGTCTACGAGTACCTCCCCAAAGACCTAGACTACTACTCCTTCATGCTCAACTCCAAGTTCTGTCTCTGTCCAAGCGGGCACGAAGTGGCCAGCCCCAGAATCGTGGAGGCAATTTACGCCGAATGCGTGCCCGTGATCCTGTCTGAGTATTATGTGTTGCCCTTTAGTGATGTGCTGCAATGGGAGGCGTTTTCAGTGCAGGTGGATGTTTCAGATATTCCTAGACTGAAAGAGATTCTTAGTGCAATTTCTGAAGATAAGTATCGGAAGCTCAAGGAGGGAGTGAAGGCTGTGAGGGGACATTTTACACTGAATCGCCCTGCCAAGAGATTTGATGTATTTCACATGATCTTGCACTCTATATGGTTAAGGAGACTAAACATCAAACTCAGATAG
- the LOC114383844 gene encoding ACT domain-containing protein ACR2, producing MNSVCMPYFDPEFDTLPERIHGPPCRVCVDNESMEGCTVVKVDSVNKQGLLLEVVQILTDMNLQICKSFISSDAGWFMDVFHVRDENGNKLTDQKVINDIQQAIGRSRASSPSQQHSNNNNNNSVFTTMTNYKTYSKRLLPLLPNPNDQHTAIEMTGADRPGLFSEISAALADLHCNIVEAHAWSHNARLACVAYISDQSTDTAIDDPSRLASIEDHLTTVLRATTNPNGGGGANHPDVKTSELLGGEGQMTTVERRLHQLMLSVRDFETPSSPKEKKGRKRMVSVESCEQKGYSIVSIECKDRPRLMFDTVCTLTDMQYVIFHASITSHAGYACQEYFIRHVDGCALDTASEKERVMKCLEAAIERRVCEGIRLELCADNRVGLLSDITRVLRENGLVVVRADVETHGEKSVNAFYVRDISGNEVDIEYFSNSVKKEMGPIATLHVKNDTNRRKPNSPKQAPLSFGGMLRSRIERFSHGFIL from the exons ATGAATAGCGTTTGTATGCCTTACTTTGatcctgagttcgatactctcCCAGAAAGAATACATGGTCCACC TTGCCGAGTCTGCGTTGACAATGAAAGCATGGAAGGATGCACGGTGGTGAAG GTAGATAGCGTTAACAAGCAGGGTCTCCTTTTAGAAGTGGTGCAAATTTTGACAGACATGAACCTTCAAATCTGCAAAAGCTTTATTTCGTCTGATGCTGGTTGGTTCATGGATG TGTTTCATGTCAGAGATGAAAATGGCAATAAACTAACCGACCAGAAAGTAATTAACGACATTCAACAG GCCATAGGAAGATCAAGAGCTTCTTCACCATCACAACAacacagcaacaacaacaacaacaattcgGTGTTCACAACAATGACCAACTACAAGACCTATTCCAAAAGACTTCTCCCACTGCTTCCTAACCCTAATGATCAACACACGGCCATCGAAATGACCGGTGCCGACCGACCGGGCCTCTTTTCGGAGATCTCCGCAGCCCTAGCTGACCTCCATTGCAACATTGTCGAAGCCCACGCATGGAGTCACAATGCGCGGCTCGCATGCGTGGCTTACATTTCTGATCAATCCACTGACACTGCCATCGATGACCCCTCGCGGTTAGCCTCCATAGAGGACCACTTAACCACGGTGCTTCGCGCCACCACCAACCCTAATGGCGGTGGTGGCGCGAACCACCCGGACGTTAAGACCTCGGAACTTCTCGGAGGAGAAGGCCAAATGACCACCGTGGAACGCAGGCTGCACCAGCTTATGCTCTCAGTTAGGGACTTTGAGACCCCCTCCTCCCCCAAAGAGAAGAAGGGAAGAAAAAGGATGGTCTCAGTTGAAAGTTGTGAACAAAAGGGGTATTCAATTGTCAGCATTGAGTGTAAGGATCGTCCTAGGCTCATGTTTGATACCGTTTGCACGTTAACGGACATGCAGTACGTGATTTTCCATGCTTCCATCACTTCCCATGCAGGTTATGCATGTCAG GAGTATTTTATCAGGCACGTAGACGGATGTGCTTTAGATACTGCAAGCGAGAAGGAAAGAGTAATGAAATGCTTAGAGGCAGCCATAGAACGCCGGGTTTGTGAg GGGATTAGGCTAGAGTTGTGTGCAGACAACAGAGTTGGATTGCTCTCAGACATAACCAGAGTTCTCCGAGAGAACGGCCTCGTCGTCGTTCGAGCAGACGTAGAAACTCACGGAGAGAAATCGGTGAACGCTTTCTATGTGAGGGACATATCAGGGAACGAGGTAGACATTGAATATTTCAGCAACTCAGTGAAGAAGGAAATGGGTCCAATCGCCACTCTTCATGTCAAGAATGATACTAACAGAAGAAAACCAAACTCACCTAAACAGGCCCCTCTTTCATTTGGAGGCATGCTAAGATCTCGGATTGAACGTTTTTCTCATGGCTTCATTCTATGA